A single genomic interval of Aliiroseovarius sediminilitoris harbors:
- the phnE gene encoding phosphonate ABC transporter, permease protein PhnE, producing MRSRGSGSFLAALLVGGAVLWSLITTDVEMTRLASAGTRIADFLGRMFPPDPSVMDDIIKGSAETLRIAIIGTLGAVFLSVPLGLLASETMAPPVFFRPIRTVLAIIRAIPLILVAMLMVGAVGLGPLPGIIAVAFHATGMLAKFYAEAIDGVSRAPLAALESAGAGTLARLRYAIWPQMAPVIARDTIFRFELNLRESLVLGIVGAGGIGFYIQTYVRSFQYDKAASATLAVIVMVVAIEAFNVVLRRRFS from the coding sequence ATGCGTTCACGTGGGTCCGGCAGCTTCTTGGCCGCACTATTGGTTGGCGGCGCAGTCCTTTGGTCGTTGATCACCACCGATGTCGAAATGACACGTCTCGCCTCGGCCGGAACAAGGATAGCCGATTTCCTGGGCCGCATGTTCCCGCCCGATCCTTCGGTGATGGACGATATCATCAAGGGCAGCGCCGAGACGCTGCGCATTGCAATTATCGGCACGCTTGGCGCTGTCTTCCTGTCTGTCCCATTGGGGCTTCTTGCGTCCGAGACGATGGCCCCACCGGTGTTTTTTCGTCCGATCCGAACGGTGCTGGCGATCATCCGGGCCATTCCGCTGATATTGGTGGCGATGCTGATGGTGGGTGCAGTCGGGCTTGGTCCCCTGCCCGGCATCATTGCGGTTGCGTTCCACGCGACGGGCATGCTGGCCAAGTTCTATGCCGAGGCAATCGACGGCGTGTCACGCGCGCCCCTTGCCGCCTTGGAAAGTGCGGGCGCGGGAACACTCGCGCGGCTTCGGTATGCGATCTGGCCACAGATGGCACCCGTGATTGCGCGCGACACAATCTTCCGGTTTGAGCTGAACCTGCGCGAGTCGCTGGTCCTTGGCATCGTCGGTGCCGGGGGGATTGGTTTTTACATCCAGACCTATGTGCGCTCTTTCCAATATGACAAAGCCGCGAGCGCCACTCTTGCGGTAATTGTCATGGTGGTGGCGATTGAAGCCTTCAACGTTGTTCTGCGCCGACGTTTTTCCTGA
- a CDS encoding phosphonate ABC transporter ATP-binding protein, with protein sequence MQVAAQVDDVSFSHSGADTPALEHLSLSVPAGEIVALLGPSGAGKTTCLTLLDGRLRDWQGRVSIFGNPLDPDCPPPKAHRPTTGFVFQEFALVERATVLRNVLNGRLGRMSPLRAFLGLPTSYDLQVAQSALGDCGIADLARRRVDSLSGGQRQRVAIARCLAQEPQLILADEPVSSLDPTRAAEILTLLTEAARARGATVLFSSHQPELARRFAQRIVGMRDGGIAFDVPATELSDDATTELYRGAVQIPANGLRAVI encoded by the coding sequence ATGCAAGTTGCCGCGCAAGTCGACGATGTCAGTTTCTCCCATTCCGGTGCAGACACCCCGGCGTTGGAACACCTGTCGCTTTCGGTTCCGGCAGGCGAGATCGTCGCGCTTCTTGGACCGTCCGGCGCCGGCAAGACGACATGTCTAACGCTGCTTGATGGCAGGCTTCGGGACTGGCAAGGCCGGGTCTCGATCTTCGGCAACCCGCTTGATCCGGATTGCCCGCCGCCGAAGGCCCATCGCCCGACCACCGGCTTCGTTTTTCAGGAATTTGCTTTGGTCGAACGCGCCACCGTTCTGCGCAACGTGCTCAACGGTCGTCTTGGACGGATGTCGCCGCTTCGAGCCTTTCTTGGATTGCCCACATCATACGATCTTCAGGTCGCACAGAGTGCGCTTGGCGATTGCGGAATTGCGGACCTTGCAAGGCGCAGGGTCGATAGCCTGAGTGGCGGCCAAAGGCAACGCGTCGCCATTGCCCGATGCCTGGCGCAAGAACCGCAATTGATCTTGGCGGATGAACCGGTCAGCAGTCTCGACCCGACTCGCGCTGCAGAGATTTTGACACTGTTGACAGAGGCAGCACGCGCGCGTGGCGCGACCGTTCTATTCTCATCGCATCAACCCGAACTTGCGCGGCGTTTCGCACAGCGCATCGTCGGCATGCGGGATGGGGGGATCGCATTCGATGTGCCCGCGACCGAGTTGTCCGATGACGCTACGACAGAGCTTTATCGTGGTGCCGTGCAGATACCGGCCAACGGCCTCAGGGCGGTGATCTGA
- a CDS encoding phosphate/phosphite/phosphonate ABC transporter substrate-binding protein, producing the protein MNRRTVLTLAGVAVALAATNPLVAQERALRLAFIPQENPEKLLGDIEAVTGWLTGEIGVPVEGFVTIDHAAAVEALRNGDADISFMGALPFVLAEAEIGAVPLLSEVYRDAPSYTGRIFVRRDSGIKTLADLRGRYIAFADPISESGYLYPLAEFINAGLIESPEKAETFFGRVYFAGGYQQAMQAMAEGLVDAAGASQYADLLLTPEQQAEVTWIAESEAIPSHVVIARPGLDDGVQTRFVDAMMKLNQPENREMLRYLYGPDGYVLSDPGAYDGVREMARRFGLL; encoded by the coding sequence ATGAACCGCAGAACCGTATTGACTCTGGCTGGCGTAGCGGTCGCCTTGGCTGCCACAAACCCGCTTGTTGCGCAGGAACGCGCCCTGCGCCTTGCCTTCATTCCGCAGGAGAACCCAGAGAAACTACTCGGCGATATCGAGGCGGTCACGGGCTGGCTGACCGGTGAAATCGGAGTGCCCGTCGAAGGGTTTGTGACTATTGACCATGCCGCCGCAGTTGAAGCGTTGCGCAACGGCGACGCGGACATCTCTTTCATGGGCGCGCTGCCCTTTGTGTTGGCAGAGGCAGAGATCGGCGCCGTGCCGCTTCTGTCCGAAGTCTATCGCGATGCGCCAAGCTACACTGGCCGCATCTTCGTGCGCCGCGACAGCGGTATCAAGACGCTTGCCGATCTGCGCGGTCGCTACATTGCCTTCGCCGACCCGATTTCGGAATCAGGTTATCTTTATCCGCTCGCCGAATTCATCAATGCGGGCCTGATCGAAAGTCCGGAAAAGGCAGAGACCTTCTTTGGACGCGTCTATTTTGCCGGTGGATATCAACAAGCGATGCAAGCAATGGCAGAGGGTCTGGTCGATGCCGCAGGCGCGAGCCAGTATGCAGATTTGCTTCTTACGCCCGAACAACAGGCCGAGGTGACTTGGATTGCGGAAAGCGAAGCGATCCCGAGCCATGTCGTAATCGCGCGTCCCGGGCTTGACGATGGTGTTCAAACAAGGTTCGTCGACGCCATGATGAAGCTGAACCAACCCGAGAACCGAGAAATGCTCCGTTATCTCTACGGACCCGACGGCTATGTCCTTTCCGATCCCGGTGCCTACGATGGGGTGCGGGAGATGGCGCGACGATTCGGGCTTCTGTGA
- a CDS encoding cytochrome c peroxidase, producing the protein MILIFQRLFFTAFICAAVLSGPVSATPAKEAPWIPEAAAYRLTLFLGNLEPLPWDKVATAWSEPHRNSEFTNGALKSLGAKSGVDTSRLLKAIEQEDRQALFAEATRLIALRIEEELGRALVATDPSDARKAVQTGRDLYRAFADGVTAADPDAARDIGLAWLDLNSGAGSSGILGTGGIPADRATMVAASEVISDYLERNYLVDSFAPRDTLNTLPEIAAISGRAIDVPPSLPPGSDIFDQDPLPRLVLNFEERGIDEVDLPLVAYGDMLFDSTQIFGSPARDLGIACSTCHNRSDVNQRLFIPGASHQPGAIDVDGAFFNPIFNDRRDDPIDIPSLRGLRFTGPYGRDGRFASLREFTRNVIVGEFGGDEPTPFMLDALVAYMLEFDFLPNSKLTADGKLTDAAPEAARRGEAIFNRPFAGLGERSCASCHVPDGNFLDRQAYDIGSAAAPYVDARAGAFDTPTLLGTAYTAPYFHDGSLPTLAAVVDWFDDTKSLGLTASERADLTAYIETVGSADKPYEAFDDENTAFRLAFTELTTFASTLDTLLPRRDAEHILLLTDTVAADLSADASTMSNLAARPEVYALAEILADVGSAVREGDWATAEASWTAFQTQAAAIDQRAF; encoded by the coding sequence TTGATCTTGATTTTCCAGAGGCTGTTTTTCACGGCGTTTATCTGTGCGGCAGTTCTTTCAGGGCCGGTTTCGGCCACGCCTGCAAAAGAGGCGCCATGGATTCCAGAGGCCGCGGCCTATCGCCTGACGCTTTTTCTGGGAAATCTGGAACCCTTGCCTTGGGACAAGGTTGCGACGGCTTGGTCTGAACCCCATCGCAATTCCGAATTTACCAACGGCGCTCTGAAATCGCTGGGAGCCAAAAGCGGTGTTGATACCTCGCGGCTGCTAAAGGCCATCGAGCAAGAGGATCGACAGGCGCTCTTCGCCGAGGCCACGCGATTGATCGCGCTCAGGATCGAGGAAGAACTGGGGCGGGCATTGGTCGCCACTGACCCATCGGATGCACGAAAAGCGGTGCAGACGGGTCGCGATCTTTATCGTGCATTTGCCGATGGCGTAACTGCTGCCGATCCTGACGCGGCGCGTGACATCGGCCTCGCATGGCTGGACTTGAACAGTGGTGCCGGGTCGTCCGGTATACTGGGGACAGGTGGGATACCCGCTGATCGGGCGACCATGGTCGCCGCAAGCGAGGTGATTTCTGACTATCTTGAACGGAACTATCTCGTGGATAGCTTTGCGCCACGCGACACCTTGAACACATTGCCAGAAATCGCCGCGATAAGCGGACGCGCTATCGACGTGCCGCCCAGCCTGCCACCGGGATCGGACATATTCGATCAGGATCCGCTTCCGCGGCTCGTTCTCAATTTCGAGGAACGGGGCATCGACGAGGTAGACCTTCCACTCGTTGCCTATGGCGACATGCTGTTTGACAGCACGCAGATATTCGGCAGCCCCGCGCGTGACCTTGGGATTGCCTGTTCCACATGCCACAACCGGTCGGACGTGAACCAGCGGCTGTTCATTCCCGGTGCCAGTCACCAACCCGGTGCCATCGACGTGGATGGTGCCTTTTTCAACCCGATCTTCAACGATCGGCGTGACGATCCCATCGACATACCAAGCCTGCGGGGCTTGCGCTTTACCGGGCCTTACGGTCGTGACGGTCGCTTTGCTTCTTTGCGTGAGTTCACGCGCAACGTCATTGTGGGCGAGTTTGGCGGTGATGAACCGACGCCGTTCATGTTGGACGCGTTGGTCGCCTATATGCTTGAGTTCGATTTCTTGCCAAACTCCAAGTTGACCGCAGATGGCAAGTTGACCGACGCCGCCCCCGAAGCGGCAAGGCGCGGCGAAGCGATCTTCAACCGTCCCTTCGCGGGGCTTGGCGAACGATCCTGCGCCAGTTGCCATGTGCCGGACGGAAATTTCCTCGACCGGCAAGCCTACGATATCGGCTCGGCTGCGGCGCCTTATGTTGATGCGCGCGCAGGCGCTTTTGACACACCCACCTTGCTTGGGACGGCTTACACGGCCCCGTATTTCCACGATGGATCCTTGCCCACTTTGGCCGCAGTTGTGGATTGGTTCGACGATACGAAATCTCTTGGCTTGACCGCATCAGAGCGTGCGGACCTCACGGCCTATATCGAAACCGTGGGCTCTGCGGACAAGCCGTACGAGGCGTTTGACGACGAAAACACCGCCTTCCGCCTTGCGTTCACGGAACTGACGACCTTCGCGTCGACGCTGGACACGCTGCTGCCCCGGCGGGATGCCGAGCACATCCTTCTGTTAACCGACACCGTGGCGGCAGATCTTTCTGCCGATGCCAGCACGATGTCCAATCTTGCCGCCCGGCCCGAGGTGTATGCGTTGGCGGAAATACTTGCTGATGTTGGTTCTGCGGTGCGCGAAGGTGACTGGGCAACCGCCGAGGCAAGTTGGACTGCTTTTCAAACCCAAGCCGCCGCAATTGACCAAAGGGCGTTCTGA